The genomic stretch CCTCCGTAGTCGTCGCAGCGCTCGAAGAAGCGGCGGATGAGCCCCGGCACCGAGCGCGGATCGCCCACGGGATCGCCCATGGCCACCCAGGTGTTCCCCTGCACGGCGTACATCAGGAACGCGCGGCCGTCCTCGCTGAACAGCAGCGTCTTGTCCAGCAGGTAGACGAGATAGGGAACGGTGGATGGCTGCGCGCGGATCAGCTCCTCGGCGCGGTGCAGCTCCTCGTCCGTCGGCAGGTGGATCTGCGGGGGGGCGGGCTTCAGCAGGCGCGCCACGCCGAAGGCCAGCATCAGGACGGTGGCCAGCATGGTGGCCCGCAGCGCGCGGGGGGCGTCCTGCCGCAGCGCGAAGCGCCACCACAGGTCACTGCTGTACTCCACGTGCTTGAACGCGAAGAAGCCCAGCCAGATGCTGGCGCCGATCACCGCGGCCAGCCCGAACACCCAGCCGGGGGAAAAGCGCGCGGCCCAGAAATCAGCCTTGCGGTCGAATGCCGGGCGGCTGACCACCAGTGCGGCCAGCACGCCGCCCAGCAGCACGGCCTCCTCGTAGTCGGCGCCCTTCAGCAGCGACGCGCCGATGCCCACGGCCAGGCTGGCGGCACCCAGGAAGAAGGCCATGTCCAGCCGCCGCGCCACCGCCTGCGACACGATCAGCATCGCCACGCCGGCCACGCTGCCGATCAGGTATCCCGCCTCCACCATCACCAGCGGCAGGTGCCGGTCGATCCACGTCAGCCGGTTGGGCTCCGTGGGCGTGGCGCCCGAAATCAGCAGCAGCGCGCCGCAGAGAAAGAGGAACATCCCCAGCACCCGCGGCGCCAGCTGCTGCGACAGGCTTCCCACCCAGCTTCCCAGCTTCACGAGGTGGTGCCGGCGCTGGCGCACTTCGTCCACCACCAGGATCAGAAGCGCCACCGCCAGGGGGATGATGTAGTAGATCAGCCGGTAGATGACGAGCGACGAGACGATCTGCCCCAGCGACAGGTACTGCCCAAGCAGCACCACCATCGTCCCCTCGAACACCCCCACGCCGCCGGGCACGTGGCTGACCAGCCCCAGCAGCTGCGCGGCCAGGAAGGCGCCCAAGAACTCGGCGAAGGTCAGCTCCGTCTTCGGCAGCAGCACGAAGAACACGGCCGCCGCCAGCGCCCAGTCCACCGTCGACAGCAGGTACTGCATGGCGACGGTGCGCATGGGCGGCACGGGGACCTGCCACTTCCACACCTTCACCGGCTCGCGGCGCACCCCGGCCGCCAGCAGGTACGACAAGGCGGTGACCAGCAGCGCCCAGCCGATGAGGGACACGGTGGTGGCCCCCAGCATGGTCTTCATCCCCGGCAGCGGGTCGAAGGCCAGGCTCCACCCCGCCAGCACCAGGAACCCCAGCCAGAAGGTGCCGGTGTAGAAGACGACGATGCGCGAGATGTCCTCGGCCCCCAGCCCCCAGCGCGAGTAGAAGCGGTACCGCACGGAGGTGCCCGAGATGATGGCGAACCCCACGTTGTTGGCCACCGCGTAGCCGATGAACGAGGTGACGGCCACCTTCCAGTCCGTCAGCCGCCGGCCCACGTAGCGGAACGCCAGCAGGTCGAAGGCGCAGAGGATGGCGTAGTTGGCCGCGGTGGCCAGCACGGCCAGCAGCAGCGAGAGGGCGGGAAGGTCGTGGATGGTCGCGCGCACCTCGCGGTAGCTCACCTCGCGCAGCGACTGG from Longimicrobium sp. encodes the following:
- a CDS encoding lysylphosphatidylglycerol synthase domain-containing protein; the encoded protein is MDTQTSPAASPQEPTPQRASLASLAFRWLSPAVGLGLFAAAVWVLNQSLREVSYREVRATIHDLPALSLLLAVLATAANYAILCAFDLLAFRYVGRRLTDWKVAVTSFIGYAVANNVGFAIISGTSVRYRFYSRWGLGAEDISRIVVFYTGTFWLGFLVLAGWSLAFDPLPGMKTMLGATTVSLIGWALLVTALSYLLAAGVRREPVKVWKWQVPVPPMRTVAMQYLLSTVDWALAAAVFFVLLPKTELTFAEFLGAFLAAQLLGLVSHVPGGVGVFEGTMVVLLGQYLSLGQIVSSLVIYRLIYYIIPLAVALLILVVDEVRQRRHHLVKLGSWVGSLSQQLAPRVLGMFLFLCGALLLISGATPTEPNRLTWIDRHLPLVMVEAGYLIGSVAGVAMLIVSQAVARRLDMAFFLGAASLAVGIGASLLKGADYEEAVLLGGVLAALVVSRPAFDRKADFWAARFSPGWVFGLAAVIGASIWLGFFAFKHVEYSSDLWWRFALRQDAPRALRATMLATVLMLAFGVARLLKPAPPQIHLPTDEELHRAEELIRAQPSTVPYLVYLLDKTLLFSEDGRAFLMYAVQGNTWVAMGDPVGDPRSVPGLIRRFFERCDDYGG